Proteins from one Terriglobus tenax genomic window:
- a CDS encoding serine O-acetyltransferase, producing the protein MFAEFKEDLKRYREFGESYRRIALNPAVWCIFWYRLGRWIYRPGRNLLVRGLGKPLHLAVATVMEALMQMRLNVRAEIGPGLLIAHCGGITLHPEVVIGKHCDLAHHVTLGTRGVGSVGAPRLGDNVYIGTNAVLIGPILVGDGARVAANSLVNRDVPAGATVMGVPAAIVKRRMQPEEMAGAEVSV; encoded by the coding sequence GTGTTCGCAGAGTTCAAAGAAGACCTGAAGCGCTACCGTGAGTTTGGTGAGTCATACCGCCGTATTGCATTGAATCCGGCGGTATGGTGCATCTTCTGGTATCGTCTTGGGCGCTGGATTTATCGGCCTGGCAGGAACCTGCTGGTGAGGGGTTTAGGCAAGCCGCTTCACCTTGCCGTGGCGACGGTGATGGAAGCGCTGATGCAGATGCGGCTGAATGTGCGCGCGGAGATTGGTCCGGGCCTTCTGATTGCGCATTGCGGCGGAATTACGTTGCACCCGGAAGTGGTGATCGGCAAACACTGCGACCTGGCGCACCATGTCACGTTGGGCACGCGGGGCGTTGGTTCAGTGGGTGCGCCAAGACTTGGTGACAACGTGTACATTGGCACGAATGCCGTGCTGATTGGACCCATCCTGGTTGGCGACGGCGCGCGCGTTGCAGCGAACTCGCTCGTGAACCGCGATGTGCCGGCCGGCGCGACGGTGATGGGGGTGCCTGCAGCGATTGTGAAGCGCCGCATGCAGCCGGAGGAGATGGCTGGCGCTGAGGTGAGCGTATGA
- a CDS encoding glycosyltransferase family 4 protein, with product MGLLTRLKRYRVIVVADMVNTTEEAAKAWDAAAWQQHGFTVERIGAFEFHMRAKGWLHRLGPIGNALGLLQFLMKGRRQWAELLRRYKPDGVICGGTYSAGWLMDSLPRHTALINYIHGEELTMQVKPRMLMPWMRRWQFRCLERADMNLSVSSYSDHLIRQLTHAPVETLRILPNFIDLERFHISGRREELQAKYGWTGRTVLLTVARLEKRKGIDQVLRALALLKQQEKLPESWRYAIGGRGAEQKRLAQLVSDLDIASSVEFLGFVPEEDLAGLYEAADVFVQPNREIDGDTEGFGVVFLEANACGLPVIGGEAGGTADAIDNGRTGFRVNGDSVREIADAIAILMENCELRLRLSQQGMEWASNFDVNQAVLRFEDLLDEAMHHHRLAEALTSVSADI from the coding sequence ATGGGCCTGCTGACACGCCTGAAGCGTTACCGGGTTATCGTGGTGGCGGACATGGTGAATACCACCGAAGAAGCCGCGAAGGCGTGGGATGCGGCAGCCTGGCAACAACATGGCTTCACGGTCGAGCGTATAGGAGCTTTCGAATTTCACATGCGTGCGAAGGGCTGGCTCCACAGACTGGGCCCGATCGGCAACGCTCTTGGTCTGTTGCAGTTCCTGATGAAGGGGAGACGGCAGTGGGCAGAATTGCTGCGACGCTACAAGCCGGATGGTGTGATCTGCGGGGGAACATACTCGGCGGGTTGGCTCATGGACTCACTTCCAAGGCATACAGCTCTTATCAACTACATCCATGGGGAGGAGCTGACCATGCAGGTGAAACCCCGCATGTTGATGCCATGGATGCGGCGTTGGCAATTCCGGTGCCTTGAGCGCGCGGATATGAATCTGTCGGTCAGTAGCTATTCCGATCATCTGATACGGCAGTTGACACACGCTCCTGTAGAAACCTTGCGGATACTGCCAAACTTTATCGACCTGGAACGGTTTCATATTTCTGGCAGGCGGGAAGAGTTGCAGGCAAAGTATGGATGGACTGGAAGAACGGTTCTGCTCACCGTGGCCCGGCTTGAGAAGCGCAAGGGGATTGACCAGGTTTTACGGGCGCTTGCTTTGTTGAAGCAACAGGAGAAGCTGCCGGAGTCCTGGAGATATGCTATTGGAGGCCGCGGCGCAGAACAAAAGAGGCTTGCTCAACTGGTGAGCGATCTAGATATTGCATCGAGCGTAGAGTTTCTCGGGTTTGTTCCAGAGGAAGACCTTGCCGGTTTGTATGAAGCTGCGGATGTATTCGTGCAGCCGAACCGCGAGATTGATGGAGATACCGAGGGATTTGGCGTGGTCTTCCTGGAAGCGAATGCCTGCGGCTTACCGGTCATTGGTGGTGAAGCCGGCGGCACGGCAGACGCCATTGACAATGGCCGTACAGGATTTCGCGTCAATGGCGACTCGGTCCGCGAGATCGCCGATGCCATTGCAATTCTGATGGAGAATTGCGAACTGCGTCTGCGTCTGAGTCAGCAGGGAATGGAATGGGCTTCGAACTTCGATGTAAACCAGGCTGTGCTGCGGTTTGAGGATCTTCTGGATGAAGCCATGCATCATCATCGTTTGGCGGAAGCTCTTACCTCAGTAAGCGCCGATATCTGA
- a CDS encoding IPT/TIG domain-containing protein, which produces MNIRSIGALIARACTKPSLALLLLFTLVQHGNGSAQPLAPRIFFSDLESGPADGGENHQGAFVTLYGSSFGDSHSTGYITIGNAQAAAYPLWSDHKVTFQLGQGTRSGEIVLHRSGGQASNAIPFTVRPGRILFFPSKPHDRLSETLSHLKAGDILYLRDGTHAMELDRYEAVVNFMNSGRAGSPIALLAYPGADVSIGSSGSPRIAARTPNVERTSDHWVIGGIHFVGFQEALDVTASTDWRIVGNDFTCPNGFGPTGCIEFSQTSQVAFLGNVIHDVGPQRTTKVYHALYFTTDSNHIEVGWNTISNVLGCRAIQFHSTPTDRGTGRNQYDLHVHDNVIHDVVCDGINFATVDPSKGPVEAYNNLFYNVGRGPDPPDGSSNYTCIYVQGGSNFGDPGSGTVEIYNNTLYRCGDRRNTDSGAFAFSKGSPNQQVRLRNNLLVQDQGATLLSPNSTSAPLLAESNLVWWLSGKAAQHTPNGFTVADPMLRDPAHEDFHPMPGSPALGNGAALNLKWNLAGHERRRSDIGAY; this is translated from the coding sequence TTGAACATACGCTCTATTGGCGCTCTTATCGCGCGGGCATGCACTAAGCCTTCACTTGCGCTCCTGCTTCTTTTTACCCTGGTGCAACATGGCAACGGTTCCGCGCAGCCCCTTGCTCCGCGCATTTTTTTCAGCGACCTGGAGAGCGGCCCTGCGGATGGAGGCGAGAATCACCAGGGCGCCTTCGTCACCCTCTATGGCAGCAGCTTTGGTGATAGCCACAGCACAGGCTACATCACTATCGGTAACGCGCAGGCGGCCGCGTATCCCCTATGGTCTGATCACAAGGTCACGTTTCAACTTGGACAGGGCACCCGCTCGGGTGAGATCGTGCTGCATCGTTCCGGCGGCCAGGCTTCCAATGCCATTCCCTTCACCGTTCGGCCCGGACGAATCCTCTTCTTCCCCTCAAAGCCCCACGACAGGCTCAGCGAGACACTTTCACATCTGAAGGCAGGCGACATTCTTTATCTTCGTGACGGCACCCATGCAATGGAGCTGGATCGATACGAAGCTGTCGTCAATTTTATGAACAGTGGACGGGCAGGCAGTCCCATCGCACTTCTGGCCTATCCCGGGGCTGATGTAAGCATTGGCTCCAGCGGATCGCCTCGTATTGCCGCCAGAACACCGAACGTCGAGCGAACCTCCGATCACTGGGTCATCGGCGGTATCCATTTCGTTGGCTTCCAGGAGGCTCTTGACGTCACCGCATCCACCGACTGGCGCATCGTCGGCAACGACTTTACCTGCCCGAATGGCTTCGGCCCCACTGGGTGCATCGAGTTTTCGCAAACCTCCCAGGTCGCCTTCCTCGGCAATGTTATTCATGACGTAGGGCCGCAGCGCACGACCAAGGTCTACCACGCGCTTTACTTCACGACTGACAGCAATCACATTGAGGTTGGATGGAACACCATCTCCAACGTGTTGGGATGTCGTGCAATCCAGTTCCATTCCACGCCCACAGATCGTGGCACGGGCCGTAACCAGTACGACCTGCATGTTCACGACAACGTCATTCATGACGTTGTCTGCGACGGCATCAACTTTGCCACGGTCGATCCATCCAAAGGTCCCGTCGAAGCCTACAACAATCTGTTCTACAACGTAGGGCGCGGTCCAGACCCTCCCGATGGGAGCTCCAACTATACGTGTATCTATGTACAGGGTGGCTCCAACTTCGGCGATCCCGGCAGTGGCACGGTGGAGATCTATAACAATACCCTGTATCGCTGTGGCGACCGTCGCAACACAGATTCTGGAGCATTCGCCTTCTCGAAAGGCTCGCCTAATCAGCAGGTCCGCTTACGAAACAATCTACTGGTTCAGGATCAGGGAGCAACGCTCCTCTCTCCCAACAGCACCTCGGCTCCTCTGCTGGCGGAGTCGAATCTGGTCTGGTGGCTGAGTGGCAAGGCAGCGCAACACACTCCGAATGGCTTTACCGTGGCTGACCCAATGCTCCGCGATCCCGCACACGAAGACTTTCATCCGATGCCCGGAAGTCCTGCCCTTGGAAATGGCGCGGCGTTGAACCTGAAGTGGAATCTTGCCGGGCACGAACGACGCCGGTCAGATATCGGCGCTTACTGA
- a CDS encoding polysaccharide deacetylase family protein: MVLRESAFLALLKYLSEHTQVLSPADLQTRTKRNGLPQVLLTFDDGWADNYEVASPHLAAFEMKACFFVVTAYSGCVEPFWPERVLGLMHRSRESGRMDLFQAFLRSLQMSGSSSRDPLLSLPNEESLLCWLKQFSPAQIAASVETSMSRLEPGLRAVSEDPRERLMTWEQMRSLVRQGHMIASHTCTHALLTRISGRSAATELANSRTDLASELGFQSANTSWISYPNGDVNTTVQAAAYNAGYRFGFTTAPGVWRNKGSSLAIPRMNLWDGSLLSPDGNFDEISLEHTLYWRSYRAGMH, from the coding sequence ATGGTCCTGCGGGAAAGCGCCTTCCTCGCGTTGTTGAAATATCTCAGCGAACACACGCAGGTACTTTCTCCCGCCGATCTGCAAACACGTACGAAGCGAAACGGGTTGCCCCAGGTATTGCTTACCTTCGATGATGGCTGGGCCGACAACTACGAAGTCGCCTCTCCCCACCTGGCCGCTTTCGAAATGAAAGCATGCTTTTTTGTCGTAACCGCATACAGCGGCTGCGTTGAGCCCTTCTGGCCGGAACGTGTGCTGGGCCTTATGCATCGATCCCGCGAATCTGGACGCATGGACTTATTTCAAGCGTTCCTCCGCTCCCTGCAAATGTCAGGCAGCAGTAGCAGGGATCCTCTGCTCTCTTTACCCAACGAAGAGTCTCTGCTGTGCTGGCTCAAACAGTTCAGCCCGGCTCAAATCGCCGCCTCTGTCGAAACGTCCATGTCCAGGCTCGAGCCCGGCCTTCGCGCGGTCAGTGAAGATCCCAGGGAACGCCTTATGACCTGGGAACAGATGCGTTCCCTGGTGCGGCAGGGCCACATGATCGCATCGCATACCTGCACGCATGCCTTATTGACGCGCATCAGCGGCCGCAGTGCCGCAACCGAACTTGCAAACTCGCGCACTGACTTGGCCAGCGAACTCGGATTCCAGTCAGCAAACACCTCCTGGATCTCGTATCCAAACGGCGATGTGAACACGACGGTGCAGGCAGCTGCCTACAACGCTGGCTATCGCTTTGGATTCACGACAGCACCTGGAGTCTGGCGCAACAAAGGTTCTTCGCTTGCCATCCCTCGCATGAATCTTTGGGATGGCTCGCTGCTCTCACCGGATGGGAATTTCGATGAAATTAGCCTTGAACATACGCTCTATTGGCGCTCTTATCGCGCGGGCATGCACTAA
- a CDS encoding glycosyltransferase family 2 protein: MHFSPLSVLTVSFWLCVAFIAYTYAGYPLLLWIIAKVRRHSLPSPSTAPTITLLICAHNEAKNIRRKLSESLALNYPPRKLQILVASDGSSDETVEIVRSFSNSGVQLVVIPRQGGKTNAQNIAVQQATGEIIVFSDATTQYHPDALQYLAGNFAAPLVGAVSGRYCYFDPETTSPTGAGAQAYAGYDNRIRQMQSQIDSITGCCGCIYAVRRSLYTPLASNIISDLVEPLHVLLKGAKVKLEPRAIASESSTTTSRKEFSMRVRVIARALHGISSVRTLLNPWKHPWIALQIFSHKLLRYSVPFFLAGIFLSSLMLVQLPFYRGLFVAQCLLYGAALLAAILPSNRLVKTLRLPLYFCILNAAALAGMLQFIRGQRYVSWKPEREASHAHSS, encoded by the coding sequence ATGCACTTCTCTCCGCTTAGTGTGCTCACTGTATCGTTCTGGCTATGCGTAGCCTTCATTGCTTACACCTATGCAGGCTATCCTTTGCTGCTATGGATCATCGCGAAAGTTCGCAGGCACTCTCTCCCCTCTCCTTCAACTGCTCCTACGATTACGCTGCTGATCTGCGCGCATAACGAAGCAAAAAACATTCGTCGGAAACTCTCGGAAAGTCTCGCCCTCAACTATCCCCCGCGCAAACTGCAGATCCTTGTCGCATCTGACGGTTCAAGCGACGAGACTGTTGAGATTGTTCGCTCATTCTCAAATAGCGGCGTTCAGCTGGTGGTCATTCCCCGCCAAGGTGGCAAAACAAACGCGCAGAACATTGCCGTTCAGCAGGCAACTGGAGAGATCATCGTCTTTTCTGATGCGACGACGCAGTATCATCCAGATGCATTGCAATATCTCGCCGGAAACTTCGCAGCCCCTCTCGTCGGCGCGGTTTCAGGCCGTTACTGCTATTTCGATCCCGAAACCACCTCTCCCACTGGAGCAGGCGCACAGGCGTATGCGGGCTACGACAACCGTATCCGCCAGATGCAGTCGCAAATTGACAGCATTACCGGGTGCTGCGGCTGCATCTACGCAGTACGGCGCTCCTTGTACACGCCTCTTGCAAGCAACATCATCAGTGATCTGGTAGAGCCATTGCACGTCCTGCTGAAGGGCGCAAAGGTCAAACTGGAACCACGCGCGATTGCCTCGGAAAGCTCGACCACCACCTCCCGCAAAGAGTTCTCCATGCGTGTCCGTGTCATCGCACGCGCTCTTCATGGCATCAGCAGCGTTCGTACCTTGCTCAATCCCTGGAAACATCCGTGGATAGCTCTGCAGATTTTTTCGCACAAGCTACTGCGCTACAGCGTTCCGTTCTTTCTCGCGGGCATCTTCCTGTCCTCCCTGATGCTCGTTCAACTTCCTTTTTACCGGGGTCTCTTCGTGGCCCAATGCCTGCTCTATGGAGCAGCCCTGCTTGCCGCGATACTTCCCTCTAACAGGCTCGTCAAAACTTTACGGCTTCCTCTCTACTTCTGCATTTTGAATGCCGCAGCATTGGCCGGCATGCTGCAGTTCATTCGCGGACAACGTTACGTCTCCTGGAAGCCGGAACGCGAGGCATCACATGCTCACTCATCCTGA
- a CDS encoding glycosyltransferase family 4 protein codes for MYPEDILEAPHESAVARSSRSILFVIDQLTELGGAERMMFELARQLSRQGYRITMITFRDSPSPEAYTLADELIILPLRSCFSLRAISVAWKMRSIIRERKITLAQTYFESADLFGALICKLSGIRHICSSRRDMGLLRTTKHALLYRLCTPLYSRVLAVSQRVAHWHQQQDSVRPERMQVIYNGVRLEAYDRPINRQQVRRMLGIPENGPLVTTISNINPWKGLDIFLEAAALVHGEYPDTVFAIAGDWTDLEHYNHLCRRMDALGLSACVFFLGRVKEIPSLLLASDVFALLSRTEGFPNVVIEAMAARIPVVATDVGGTSEAVIDGATGYLVPNEDYSQAAARISTLLSDPEQRNRIATSARQRVEKEFSIDQMTKKHTEVYDALLSA; via the coding sequence ATGTATCCGGAAGACATCCTGGAGGCGCCACACGAATCTGCCGTGGCACGCTCCTCGCGTTCCATTCTGTTCGTGATTGACCAGCTCACGGAGTTGGGCGGGGCCGAGCGCATGATGTTCGAACTCGCACGTCAGCTCTCCCGGCAGGGTTACAGAATCACTATGATCACTTTTCGTGACAGTCCCAGTCCTGAGGCGTATACCCTCGCGGACGAATTGATCATCCTGCCTCTTCGCTCCTGCTTTTCCCTGCGCGCCATCTCCGTGGCCTGGAAGATGCGGTCTATCATCCGCGAAAGAAAGATCACTCTCGCACAAACCTATTTTGAAAGTGCTGATCTTTTCGGTGCCCTGATCTGCAAGCTTTCCGGCATCCGGCACATTTGTTCCAGCCGGCGCGATATGGGCCTGCTACGCACCACCAAGCACGCCCTTCTGTACAGACTGTGCACGCCGCTCTACAGCCGCGTGCTTGCGGTGTCACAGCGGGTAGCCCACTGGCATCAGCAGCAGGACTCCGTTCGACCTGAACGAATGCAGGTCATCTATAACGGTGTACGGCTTGAAGCGTACGATCGACCCATCAACAGGCAGCAGGTTCGCCGCATGTTGGGCATCCCCGAAAACGGTCCTCTAGTTACAACCATCTCGAACATCAATCCATGGAAAGGCCTGGATATCTTCCTTGAGGCAGCAGCGTTGGTCCACGGGGAATATCCAGACACTGTCTTCGCGATTGCAGGCGACTGGACAGACCTGGAGCATTACAACCATCTGTGCCGGCGTATGGACGCTCTTGGTTTGTCAGCCTGCGTCTTCTTCCTCGGACGTGTAAAAGAAATTCCTTCTCTTTTGCTGGCGTCCGACGTGTTTGCCCTGTTGTCACGTACGGAAGGGTTCCCCAATGTCGTCATTGAAGCAATGGCCGCGCGGATCCCCGTCGTCGCAACCGATGTCGGCGGTACTTCTGAAGCTGTAATCGACGGCGCGACCGGATACCTTGTGCCCAACGAGGACTACAGCCAGGCGGCCGCCAGAATATCAACGTTGCTCTCCGATCCCGAGCAACGAAACCGCATCGCGACCTCCGCAAGACAGCGCGTGGAGAAAGAATTTTCCATCGATCAGATGACCAAGAAACACACGGAGGTTTACGATGCACTTCTCTCCGCTTAG
- a CDS encoding O-antigen ligase family protein, translating into MMLAQLEPVATTSIRAIGLYAVVAVGAMLTLAWRSEIGIYLLAVLLPLQTTRYHLHAFPLGANIVDILILCVLTGSVIRSNGKLAYRSATAGFLVLLSIFYLASLWRGAFYLGGSLPVWISDPRLVDYKNFVVMPLLAFAVVRVIRTRKQIATILVLCGITALAVDYSYLKSSLGRDFGHYSEETRDAGPLGYAGENGLASYLVETTAFVLPMLALRKHQWLRLFALLVAAANTICILFSYSREAYLALAVALCFLAVVKVRWLFIPILLLVVCWQAILPAAVQERIAMTYSKPNDGMAAELDASAQERVMLWTDAMGLFRQNPVIGTGFLTYAELSRVGSYKDTHNFYLKMLVETGLVGLVLFVVQLFLLFKEGLQLFTRGRESFLSLLGLGYAGLILTAAIVNFFGDRWMFIQVDSNLWILLGCVFCASSLAMESRRQPQHARAAVTPRVAPWARVTPAIACGETTQCPQ; encoded by the coding sequence ATGATGCTCGCTCAACTGGAACCAGTTGCCACCACCAGTATCCGTGCCATTGGCCTGTACGCCGTTGTCGCGGTTGGAGCAATGCTTACGCTCGCGTGGCGTTCAGAGATCGGCATCTACCTGCTTGCGGTTCTCCTGCCCCTGCAAACCACGCGCTACCATCTGCATGCGTTCCCGCTCGGCGCCAATATCGTGGATATCCTCATCCTATGCGTTCTGACCGGCAGCGTCATACGCTCCAACGGTAAGCTCGCGTATCGTTCTGCGACAGCAGGGTTCCTCGTACTGCTATCGATTTTCTACCTTGCCTCACTTTGGCGTGGAGCCTTCTACCTTGGCGGAAGCCTGCCAGTCTGGATCTCCGATCCCCGGCTGGTCGACTACAAAAACTTCGTCGTCATGCCGCTGCTTGCGTTTGCGGTGGTCCGTGTCATTCGCACCAGGAAGCAGATTGCGACAATCCTGGTTCTATGCGGCATTACCGCGCTCGCTGTCGACTATAGCTATCTGAAGAGCTCTCTGGGCCGCGACTTCGGTCACTACTCTGAAGAAACCCGCGACGCAGGTCCATTGGGTTACGCCGGCGAAAACGGACTTGCCTCGTACCTTGTAGAGACAACCGCATTCGTGCTGCCCATGCTCGCTCTCAGAAAGCACCAGTGGCTTCGTCTCTTCGCACTTCTTGTTGCGGCTGCGAACACGATCTGTATCCTCTTCTCTTACTCGCGGGAAGCCTACCTCGCCCTTGCCGTGGCTCTATGTTTTCTTGCTGTAGTGAAGGTTCGATGGCTCTTCATTCCAATCCTTCTACTAGTGGTATGTTGGCAGGCCATTCTCCCGGCAGCAGTCCAGGAACGTATTGCCATGACCTATTCAAAGCCAAATGACGGCATGGCGGCAGAACTGGACGCATCCGCGCAGGAGCGCGTGATGCTATGGACCGATGCCATGGGCCTGTTCAGACAGAACCCCGTCATCGGCACCGGTTTCCTTACCTATGCCGAACTCAGCCGCGTCGGGTCCTACAAAGACACACACAACTTCTATTTGAAGATGCTTGTCGAGACCGGTCTGGTCGGACTCGTTCTTTTCGTCGTGCAACTCTTCCTCCTCTTCAAAGAAGGGTTACAACTCTTCACCCGCGGACGGGAATCTTTCCTCTCACTTCTGGGGCTTGGATACGCTGGCCTGATTCTCACTGCGGCTATCGTCAACTTCTTTGGAGACCGATGGATGTTTATCCAGGTGGACTCCAACCTCTGGATACTTCTTGGCTGCGTGTTTTGCGCCTCCTCTCTCGCGATGGAGAGCCGCCGTCAGCCGCAGCATGCCCGGGCCGCCGTGACTCCACGCGTGGCTCCATGGGCCAGAGTTACACCTGCCATTGCATGCGGAGAGACGACGCAATGTCCTCAATGA
- a CDS encoding lipopolysaccharide biosynthesis protein, translating to MNSRPSLFKDMTNYLVGRGSLILLGFITFPLLTRLLSVSEYGVLSLTLRITLLLVVLSKCGLQYSAARFFKGGTAGEPEQKRFYSTLLICPSCIAILVSLLYYLLIVYTPIFHGDVLLYRCLLVAPVVVFLRTLQSILLSFLRNEGKSRFHTIIEVATKSATIVAYAYLAIAGLHQAFAVLLGVLVSECAVIALQLFGFLRRGLISLSAVDWTLIRESLTFGAPLIVYELSSLALDSGDRLIVQRFLGDHQLGLYSAAYGVSGYLQDTVMTPLNLAIFPIYMRLWNEEGREATQRFLSKTLSWFIVAALFLSGAAALCSREALIVLASMRFAGAERLLSILIPALMVYALHIFFNVGLILEKRTAMLAVIAVASAAINIVANLYWVPRFQLTGAAFATLLSYAVMVAALVVVNHRILPLTPRFSLVLSAVVATLLAYPLPSLLHTALPITSLLVRSAGYTTIFFLGMAAISSDFRAAVHLAWRRIGKTRPVHSAVPGIASLDEYESTVSKGVSQ from the coding sequence ATGAACTCACGGCCTTCTCTGTTCAAAGACATGACCAACTACCTGGTCGGTCGAGGATCACTGATCCTGCTGGGATTCATCACCTTTCCCCTGCTCACGCGGCTGCTTTCGGTAAGCGAGTATGGAGTGCTTTCGCTTACCCTCCGCATCACGCTTCTGCTGGTCGTTCTCTCAAAATGCGGACTGCAGTATTCAGCGGCACGATTCTTCAAGGGCGGCACAGCCGGTGAGCCGGAACAAAAGCGTTTCTATTCAACGCTCCTCATCTGTCCGTCCTGCATCGCGATCCTTGTGTCGCTGCTTTACTACCTCTTGATCGTGTACACACCGATCTTTCATGGCGATGTCCTGCTCTACCGCTGCCTGCTGGTTGCACCGGTTGTCGTTTTTCTGCGCACGCTGCAATCCATCCTTCTGAGCTTCCTTAGAAACGAAGGCAAGAGCCGCTTCCACACCATCATCGAAGTCGCGACCAAGTCAGCGACGATCGTTGCCTATGCCTATCTCGCAATCGCCGGGCTGCATCAGGCCTTCGCCGTACTTCTGGGCGTCCTGGTAAGCGAGTGCGCCGTCATTGCACTGCAACTCTTCGGATTCCTGCGGCGCGGATTGATTAGCCTCTCCGCCGTTGACTGGACGCTGATCCGTGAGTCGTTGACCTTCGGCGCACCACTCATCGTCTATGAACTTTCCAGCCTGGCGCTCGACTCCGGCGACAGACTCATCGTGCAACGGTTCCTGGGCGATCACCAGCTCGGCCTCTACTCCGCCGCTTATGGCGTCTCCGGCTACCTGCAGGACACCGTCATGACGCCTCTGAATCTTGCTATCTTTCCGATCTACATGCGTTTGTGGAATGAAGAAGGACGCGAGGCGACGCAGCGATTCCTCTCCAAAACGCTATCCTGGTTCATCGTTGCAGCTTTGTTCCTCTCAGGCGCAGCCGCACTCTGCTCACGCGAAGCACTCATCGTTCTGGCATCTATGCGATTCGCGGGAGCGGAGCGACTGCTCTCCATCCTGATTCCGGCGCTGATGGTCTACGCGCTCCATATCTTCTTCAATGTCGGTCTCATTCTTGAAAAACGGACCGCCATGCTGGCCGTCATTGCCGTGGCTTCCGCGGCTATCAACATTGTCGCCAATCTTTACTGGGTTCCGCGCTTTCAGCTCACTGGCGCCGCATTCGCCACGCTTCTGAGCTATGCGGTCATGGTTGCCGCTCTCGTCGTAGTCAACCATCGTATTCTTCCGCTCACGCCACGTTTTTCTCTTGTGCTCAGCGCAGTGGTTGCTACGCTGCTCGCATACCCTCTGCCCTCTCTGCTGCACACCGCGCTGCCGATTACTTCTCTTCTGGTACGCAGCGCCGGATACACCACCATCTTTTTCCTCGGCATGGCGGCCATCTCTTCAGATTTCCGCGCCGCCGTTCACCTTGCATGGCGGCGGATCGGAAAAACGAGGCCGGTGCACAGCGCCGTTCCAGGCATCGCCTCCCTCGATGAGTACGAATCCACGGTCAGCAAAGGAGTCTCCCAATGA